A section of the Leishmania panamensis strain MHOM/PA/94/PSC-1 chromosome 3 sequence genome encodes:
- a CDS encoding hypothetical protein (TriTrypDB/GeneDB-style sysID: LpmP.03.0330) → MQAHTSVARNGTEDSCGRAVDTDGGDSNTLGDVSAPYYPPSRPTPPTVIEDANRHEDSRHPKSRDEKVGSNTEAAESAVATVENSRREGSYSAMKSATLLPSVVRVQSWADTTSLIPSYRTIEKSGAAVSPGAAHDRVDAPPFLFTPERMPPSFRERALSPLVRGSAAVHVQPGALAEEAGQRVAHTDTGTINAAPSSQQSVPLWKHGLYDAQQLTPPSHSESLAGSRSPNRRVSHNEVCLEQRAPATASALRDAERHPISMNAAVPLSWRSHSPSRTEPALGPDIATSTAVDAAVMPTSEGVTDEERLTPSVSASLYVKEQLPLPGPSSSPLHDSGSLVNSPGTSVSALARFGENPSCASPVSTAFLLATTLPWASSTATVTPVVPPHSPTALSMSSVPTLSPLATSPPSWSTSTLVLPSLAHPRPLQVPPAPLPQHQPQHPVFSSAKMASPVSATEGEEKSGSVGEELLSWYGNPHTPVSDPENDSSDFFSAPGQLFAALCSPLLSKYSVGNGDLSAFGSPAAAGLTARPNSPSLLPEAPLLTAGTSLAHPLGQPPASLPPILSTAPAASSTSLSLLSPISAVSDSFSSGSGGNDSTGGTGGGGAHDFRSPFTFRTTPLASVVTPEVRHHQPHHPPMVLPHPCFFHRPTFLSLVTPLSPQQSPTQENSFSLPPNPPQQQQMPPDRSPACNSMTSIPSLSLSFYPIASPPTLSLSATATGHGPLPASSLLFMQGGSVAVATPMSPASTHGTTGGSPTTATAPSSAYRSLVIVPWSGKSSSPSWARRAHRSLLTLFSSTPGLPSPSWPLPGQVASALSSSSTGSVGVLHKEEDRGDALSPNTSSLQFVLGTPRSFLAKEAGLVEMAAWTLSSGAAGSNAVAARDDPQPQDQLQHHSHRRLLTALHLSMRGVAAQPPVRPQAWHVWKASVAAEVRSVDKEQSVNIASPADSPVALQPLRESYEREVPRGVGEVLRTSDMGRKGDSDGGEANTLHEDKEICDADYGEKEVTAFEDKREAHRTLSRSCRSQNSIVARSPTVAAAAAVTTTAATVFPRRLLQLPSFAVLSHGKTSAAATAVAAAETEASPQTQPTSHVPLPSTSSTSFAARGEGTRGSGAAPSLVERLFVSSTSFVPPRSPSYRKTPVRAADSRSQNTCCATQLCATAPKTLFNSQTDATSHNGNNSRGGRRRGSPMRSSSRCRHTSSVTIIGVSESESLAMPVRDATSSTPGPTPAGAASWGAASASTRAAHGRETPTSSAAASPLAELLPSPPFGGIGGSVSYRLSSGCDGDIPTPDMAAAAAAAVLRLHRQRPNPTPPLSTALASSPERSAATQSLEGDGEAEGNASMLTAELSTSLPYDGNKTSRRLFHRTPSSLARAVAVALRRPSLAEDTFSGGVPLHNPSPSIPSLLISSMHPSPLTATAPATAASLGEFSAKLLQRVQEGETAEADGAAAEGGPEVLKQQRGEQEELRSGGWGVKQHNGKSPSLNATLLPFSPTAVLAAPKPPSKDKIALPTTTATASRRHCHRRRASPPNTPPATSASGTTAADADGSASEGDG, encoded by the coding sequence atgcAGGCTCACACATCAGTCGCGCGGAACGGCACCGAagacagctgcggcagggcTGTAGACACCGACGGTGGCGATAGCAACACCTTGGGAGATGTCAGCGCGCCGTATTACCCTCCTTCTCGGCCGACACCACCAACAGTGATCGAGGATGCGAACCGCCACGAGGACAGCAGGCATCCCAAGAGCCGCGATGAGAAGGTTGGCAGCAACACCGAAGCGGCAGAGAGTGCAGTAGCAACGGTGGAGAACAGCAGGCGAGAAGGCTCATACTCAGCAATGAAatcggcgacgctgctgccgtcggtGGTGCGAGTGCAGTCGTGGGCCGACACAACGAGCCTGATTCCCTCCTATCGTACGATCGagaagagcggcgctgcagtctCACCCGGCGCCGCGCACGACCGTGTCGACGCCCCACCATTTCTTTTCACGCCAGAACGTATGCCACCCAGCTTCAGAGAACGCGCTTTGTCACCGCTGGTGAGGGGGTCCGCTGCCGTTCACGTGCAGCCCGGCGCCCTCGCCGAGGAGGCAGGCCAGAGAGTTGCCCACACGGACACGGGCACCATCAACGCTGCCCCATCTTCTCAACAATCAGTACCGCTTTGGAAGCACGGGCTGTACGACGCTCAGCAGCTCACTCCTCCATCGCACTCGGAGTCGCTTGCTGGGTCGCGGTCACCAAACCGCCGTGTATCGCACAATGAGGTCTGCTTggagcagcgcgcgcctGCTACTGCATCAGCGCTGCGAGATGCAGAACGACACCCCATTTCTATGAacgctgccgtgccgctgTCGTGGCGGTCGCACTCGCCCAGTCGCACTGAGCCAGCCCTCGGCCCTGATATCGCCACATCAACCGCGGTAGATGCGGCGGTCATGCCCACCTCGGAAGGCGTCACCGATGAGGAACGCCTCACGCCGTCTGTCTCGGCATCGCTGTACGTGAAAGAGCAGCTGCCCCTACCCGGTCCTAGCTCATCACCTCTGCACGACTCAGGCTCCTTAGTCAACAGCCCCGGCACTTCAGTTTCCGCCTTGGCACGCTTTGGGGAGAATCCAAGCTGCGCTTCGCCGGTGTCAACAGCTTTCTTGCTTGCTACCACGCTACCCTGGGCGAGCTCGACGGCCACAGTCACGCCTGTTGTGCCGCCCCACTCGCCGACCGCGCTGTCTATGTCCAGTGTGCCCACCTTGTCTCCACTGGCGACGTCACCACCCTCCTGGTCGACGTCCACGCTGGTCTTACCGTCCCTGGCGCATCCTCGACCCCTGCAAGTGccgccagctccgctgccacAACATCAGCCTCAGCACCCGGTGTTTTCCTCTGCGAAGATGGCCTCACCGGTATCAGCTacggaaggagaagagaagagtgggagTGTGGGCGAGGAGTTGTTGTCATGGTACGGCAACCCCCACACCCCAGTCAGCGATCCGGAGAACGATAGCTCCGACTTCTTCTCCGCGCCAGGGCAGCTCTTCGCGGCGTTGTGCAGCCCCCTGCTTAGCAAGTACAGCGTTGGTAACGGCGACCTCAGCGCCTTCGGCAGcccggcagcagctggactGACCGCTCGACCAAATAGCCCTAGCTTGCTGCCCGAAGCGCCGCTCCTCACTGCCGGCACCTCGCTGGCGCACCCGCTTGGTCAGCCACCGGCCTCGCTACCGCCGATCCTCAGCACTGCTCCCGCGGcgagctccacctccttaTCGCTCCTCTCCCCGATATCTGCTGTGTCAGAcagcttctccagcggcagcggcggcaacgatAGCACCGGAGGaacgggcggcggcggcgctcatgACTTTCGGTCACCCTTCACGTTCCGCACCACACCCCTTGCCTCGGTGGTCACGCCAGaagtgcgccaccaccagcctcACCATCCGCCCATGGTGCTACCCCACCCTTGTTTTTTCCATCGCCCTACCTTTCTGTCGCTCgtgacgccgctgtcgccacaGCAGTCACCGACGCAGGAGAATTCATTCAGTCTTCCCCCCAaccctccgcagcagcagcagatgccTCCCGACCGTTCCCCGGCGTGCAACTCGATGACGTCCATCCCTTCGTTGTCGTTGTCCTTCTACCCTATAGCCTCACCGCCCACGCTCTCGCTGAGCGCCACCGCAACCGGGCATGGCCCTCTCCCAGCCTCGTCGTTGTTGTTTATGCAAGGCGGCAGCGTGGCAGTAGCCACACCCATGTCACCAGCGTCCACGCACGGCACTACTGGTGGCTCCCCGACCACGGCGACAGCACCATCCTCGGCGTACCGGTCCTTGGTCATTGTTCCATGGAGCGGCAAATCATCATCGCCCAGCTGGGCGAGGCGAGCGCATCGGTCTCTGCTGAcgctcttctccagcacgcCTGGTCTACCTAGTCCGTCTTGGCCGCTACCGGGTCAAGTCGCATCGGctctgtcgtcgtcgtcgacggGCTCAGTCGGAGTGCTGCACAAAGAAGAGGATCGGGGGGACGCCTTGAGTCCCAACACGTCGTCTCTGCAGTTCGTTCTTGGCACCCCACGATCCTTCCTTGCCAAGGAGGCAGGCTTggtggagatggcggcgtggacgctgagcagcggcgctgcaggcagCAATGCGGTAGCAGCGCGCGACGACCCTCAGCCCCAAgatcagctgcagcatcacTCACATCGCCGCCTGCTCACCgcgctccacctctccaTGAGAGGAGTGGCAGCCCAACCACCGGTGCGGCCGCAGGCATGGCACGTCTGGAAAGCCTCAGTCGCCGCAGAGGTGCGCAGCGTAGACAAGGAGCAAAGCGTGAATATCGCCTCTCCTGCAGACTCgccagtggcgctgcagcctctACGAGAGTCGTACGAACGCGAGGTGCCGCGCGGTGTTGGGGAGGTATTGAGGACATCTGACATGGGACGCAaaggcgacagcgacggtggcgaggcgAACACCCTTCACGAGGACAAAGAAATCTGTGATGCCGACTACGGGGAAAAAGAGGTGACTGCCTTCGAGGATAAGCGCGAGGCGCACCGCACACTCTCCAGGAGTTGCCGAAGCCAAAACAGCATCGTCGCACGAAGCCCaacagtcgcagcagcagcagcagtaacgaccaccgccgcgacaGTCTTCCCGAGGCGTCTCTTGCAGTTGCCTTCCTTCGCAGTCCTCAGCCACGGGAAGACAAGTGCCGCTGCAACAGCAGTAGCGGCTGCGGAAACAGAGGCGTCTCCTCAGACGCAACCGACGTCACACGTGCCACTCCCGtcgacctcctccacttCATTTGCAGCCCGTGGCGAGGGAACAcgtggcagtggtgctgccCCCTCACTCGTCGAGCGTCTCTTCGTGTCTTCCACGTCGTTCGTGCCTCCACGGTCGCCCAGCTACCGCAAGACGCCCGTCAGAGCGGCAGATAGCCGCAGCCAGAACACGTGCTGTGCCACACAGCTGTGTGCGACTGCCCCAAAGACACTCTTCAACAGTCAGACGGATGCGACCAGTCATAACGGCAACAACAGTCGCGGCGGTCGCCGTCGTGGGTCACCGATGCGAAGCAGCTCACGATGTCGCCACACGAGCTCCGTCACTATCATCGGGGTGTCCGAGAGTGAGTCCCTGGCGATGCCGGTACGTGACGCCACCTCGTCGACGCCGGGCCCCACACCTGCGGGCGCGGCATCATGGGGCGCGGCCTCGGCCAGTACGCGCGCAGCCCACGGACGAGAAACACCGACGTCGTCCGCAGCGGCCTCGCCACTGGCCGagctgctgccatcgccaccgTTTGGTGGTATCGGCGGCAGTGTGTCCTACCGATTAAGCTCGGGCTGTGACGGAGACATACCAACCCCTGacatggcggcagcggccgctgctgctgtgctgcggctACACCGACAGCGTCCTAaccccacaccaccgctctcGACAGCACTCGCGTCGTCGCCGGAACGAAGTGCTGCGACGCAGTCTCTTGAAGGGGATGGAGAGGCTGAGGGCAACGCTTCAATGCTAACAGCAGAGCTCTCCACTTCGTTACCGTATGATGGCAACAAAACCTCGCGTCGTTTGTTTCATCGCACGCCATCATCCCTCGCCCGCGCGGTGGCCGTAGCACTGCGTCGCCCATCGCTCGCTGAAGACACCTTTAGTGGGGGCGTGCCTCTCCACAATCCGTCCCCCAGCATACCCAGTCTGCTTATCAGCTCTATGCACCCGTCGCCTCTGACTGCCACGGCACCGGCAACAGCCGCCAGCCTCGGCGAATTCAGCGCGAAGCTGTTGCAACGCGTGCAGGAGGGTGAGACAGCAGAAGccgatggtgctgctgcggaaggGGGGCCTGAAGTActcaagcagcagcgaggtgaGCAGGAAGAACTGCGGTCCGGTGGGTGGGGCGTGAAGCAGCACAATGGCAAAAGCCCAAGCCTGAAC